One Coturnix japonica isolate 7356 chromosome 20, Coturnix japonica 2.1, whole genome shotgun sequence genomic window carries:
- the RBM38 gene encoding RNA-binding protein 38 isoform X2 has translation MHTVQKDTTFTKIFVGGLPYHTTDSSLRKYFEVFGDIEEAVVITDRQTGKSRGYGFVTMADRAAAERACKDPNPIIDGRKANVNLAYLGAKPRIMQPGFTIGVQQLHPAFIQRPFGLTPHYVYPQAIIQPSVVIPTPVQSIASPYIDYTAASQAYSQYTTAAYDQYPYAASPAAGFVGYGYTGTVQPPITASTPAAPATAFVQYQPQQLQPDRMQ, from the exons ATGCACACCGTGCAGAAGGACACCACCTTCACCAAGATCTTCGTCGGGGGGTTGCCCTACCACACCACCGACTCCTCCCTCAGGAAGTACTTCGAAGTCTTCGGGGACATCGAGGAGGCGGTGGTGATCACCGACCGGCAGACGGGCAAATCCCGGGGATACGGCTTT GTGACCATGGCAGACAGAGCCGCGGCTGAGAGAGCGTGTaaggaccccaaccccatcatCGATGGTAGGAAGGCCAACGTCAACCTGGCGTACCTGGGTGCCAAGCCGAGGATCATGCAGCCAG gtTTCACCATAGGTGTGCAGCAGCTCCACCCCGCCTTCATTCAGAGACCCTTTGG ACTCACGCCTCACTATGTTTACCCCCAAGCTATCATTCAGCCCAGCGTGGTGATCCCCACCCCCGTGCAGTCCATTGCGTCTCCCTACATCGACTACACCGCCGCCAGCCAAGCCTACTCCCAGTACACCACAGCTGCCTATGACCAGTACCCCTACGCTGCCTCTCCCGCTGCAGGCTTTGTGGGATATGGCTACACGGGCACAGTGCAGCCCCCCATCACCGCCAGCACCCCGGCAGCGCCCGCCACCGCCTTTGTGCAGtaccagccccagcagctgcagcccgACCGCATGCAGTGA
- the RBM38 gene encoding RNA-binding protein 38 isoform X1: MHTVQKDTTFTKIFVGGLPYHTTDSSLRKYFEVFGDIEEAVVITDRQTGKSRGYGFVTMADRAAAERACKDPNPIIDGRKANVNLAYLGAKPRIMQPGEEPERSAPLSVRTAVAREAALRLIWPPACPALGAADGGRAVVAFPLCRIHLPYLLHQHSAPKFMFHHRCAAAPPRLHSETLWTHASLCLPPSYHSAQRGDPHPRAVHCVSLHRLHRRQPSLLPVHHSCL, encoded by the exons ATGCACACCGTGCAGAAGGACACCACCTTCACCAAGATCTTCGTCGGGGGGTTGCCCTACCACACCACCGACTCCTCCCTCAGGAAGTACTTCGAAGTCTTCGGGGACATCGAGGAGGCGGTGGTGATCACCGACCGGCAGACGGGCAAATCCCGGGGATACGGCTTT GTGACCATGGCAGACAGAGCCGCGGCTGAGAGAGCGTGTaaggaccccaaccccatcatCGATGGTAGGAAGGCCAACGTCAACCTGGCGTACCTGGGTGCCAAGCCGAGGATCATGCAGCCAGGTGAGGAGCCCGAGAGGTCCGCCCCTCTCTCTGTTAGGACGGCTGTGGCTCGGGAAGCAGCGCTGCGGCTGATTTGGCCGCCTGCCTGCCCGgccctgggtgctgctgacGGAGGACGCGCTGTAGTCGCGTTCCCTCTGTGCCGTATCCACTTACCGTACCTGTTACACCAGCACAGCGCACCCAAGTTCAT gtTTCACCATAGGTGTGCAGCAGCTCCACCCCGCCTTCATTCAGAGACCCTTTGG ACTCACGCCTCACTATGTTTACCCCCAAGCTATCATTCAGCCCAGCGTGGTGATCCCCACCCCCGTGCAGTCCATTGCGTCTCCCTACATCGACTACACCGCCGCCAGCCAAGCCTACTCCCAGTACACCACAGCTGCCTATGA